A region of Cyanobacteria bacterium GSL.Bin1 DNA encodes the following proteins:
- a CDS encoding Uma2 family endonuclease produces MSALTLNLSSLVDSISERQLEALARDNPDARLETDSQGHLIFMSPTGGETGNRNGELFFQIKLWNKQSKLGQVFDSSTGFKLSNGAVRSPDVSWVANSKWNSLTKQQKRKFVPLDPDFVLELMSPTDDLDELQNKMKEYINCGVNLGWLINPDDRQVEIYRPVKKKEVLNNPLTLSGEDILSGLVVDLSEIFD; encoded by the coding sequence ATGAGTGCACTCACATTGAATCTTTCTTCTCTAGTTGATAGCATTAGCGAGCGCCAGTTAGAAGCTCTTGCCCGCGACAATCCCGATGCTCGATTGGAAACAGATAGTCAAGGTCATTTAATTTTTATGTCTCCAACGGGTGGTGAAACTGGTAATCGCAATGGCGAACTGTTTTTTCAAATTAAACTTTGGAATAAACAAAGCAAATTGGGTCAAGTTTTTGATTCTTCTACTGGTTTCAAGTTATCCAATGGTGCAGTTCGTTCTCCTGATGTTAGCTGGGTCGCGAATTCTAAATGGAACAGTTTAACCAAACAACAAAAAAGAAAATTTGTCCCTCTCGATCCTGATTTTGTTCTCGAACTGATGAGTCCCACTGACGATCTCGATGAGTTGCAAAATAAAATGAAAGAGTACATAAACTGTGGAGTAAACTTAGGTTGGTTAATTAATCCCGATGATAGACAAGTAGAAATTTACCGCCCGGTGAAAAAGAAAGAAGTATTAAATAATCCTTTGACTCTCTCAGGTGAGGATATTCTGTCTGGATTGGTTGTAGATTTATCCGAAATTTTTGATTGA
- a CDS encoding type II toxin-antitoxin system HicB family antitoxin has protein sequence MNRYLIVIEKTSTGYSAYSPDLLGCISTGTTIEEVKENMKEAIQFHLEGMKEEGYEIPIPTASSSFLEVAI, from the coding sequence ATGAACAGATATTTAATTGTAATTGAAAAAACATCAACGGGATATTCCGCCTATTCTCCAGATTTGCTAGGCTGCATCTCCACAGGTACAACAATCGAGGAAGTGAAAGAGAATATGAAAGAAGCGATACAGTTTCATCTCGAAGGGATGAAAGAAGAGGGCTATGAAATTCCAATCCCAACAGCCAGCTCTTCATTTTTAGAAGTTGCTATCTAA